From one Nilaparvata lugens isolate BPH chromosome 2, ASM1435652v1, whole genome shotgun sequence genomic stretch:
- the LOC111046734 gene encoding growth arrest-specific protein 1, whose protein sequence is MVAWRPDATVALLAVQLLTTVVMTVASAKEDSNNHQNSSSCEAVRLKCIYNAGCSMALRNYMYGCSAVMSADPPYQHCPEPCQLSLIALTSTDDGRRLMTCHCKEDDTYCKASKARIEVCRPGVEHAHLKETTVSCQVAQQICAADTQCLTAFEYYHSYCRSMFMGRKCSYRCKNSISILRRQQKAAKLDTCLCDGQDKERHECRKVRTNMDKLCFRKSHHHNSTTSTSTEQPSANDETNDVVAAAAAANASTVTHLSVQVLLLCLLLTRLSLNGSAS, encoded by the exons ATGGTTGCGTGGCGGCCGGACGCGACTGTAGCGCTGCTAGCTGTGCAGCTGCTAACCACTGTTGTGATGACAGTGGCATCGGCTAAGGAGGACTCCAACAACCACCAGAACAGCAGCAGCTGTGAAGCAGTGCGTCTCAAGTGCATCTACAACGCTGGCTGCTCGATGGCGCTGCGCAACTACATGTACGGCTGCTCGGCAGTGATGAGCGCAGACCCGCCCTACCAGCACTGCCCCGAGCCGTGTCAGCTGTCGCTCATCGCACTCACCTCCACCGATGACGGGCGCCGGCTTATGACG TGCCACTGCAAAGAGGACGACACGTACTGCAAGGCATCGAAGGCGCGCATCGAAGTGTGTCGTCCGGGCGTAGAGCATGCGCACCTCAAGGAGACGACCGTGTCGTGCCAAGTCGCGCAGCAGATCTGCGCGGCCGACACGCAGTGTCTGACGGCATTCGAATACTACCACAGCTATTGTCGCAGCATGTTCATGGGCCGCAAGTGCTCCTACCGCTGCAAGAACAGCATCTCCATCCTGCGGCGTCAGCAGAAAGCGGCCAAGCTGGACACGTGCCTGTGTGACGGCCAGGACAAGGAGAGGCACGAGTGCCGCAAAGTCCGGACCAACATGGACAAGTTGTGCTTTCGTAAAAGCCATCATCACAACTCGACAACGTCGACGTCGACCGAGCAGCCCAGTGCCAACGACGAGACCAATGATGTCGTCGCCGCTGCAGCTGCCGCCAATGCGTCAACCGTCACTCATTTATCAGTCCAAGTCCTATTGTTGTGTCTCCTATTGACGAGGCTCTCACTAAACGGCTCGGCTTCGTGA